In Luteitalea sp. TBR-22, one genomic interval encodes:
- the lptE gene encoding LPS assembly lipoprotein LptE, whose amino-acid sequence MRAIGRRAALACLVVVAMATSGCGYTLSGRGNFLPSYIKVIGIPIFANNTSVYDLEQQVTQRVRTEFLGRGRYQVLGVTDGADAVLSGTIAGVSLEPSGFNENNQATRYIVRVQLKVEFKDVKANKVIWENGSLEIVDEYDLSTGTGALDASAFLGQNRAAADRISDTVARRTVSSILEAF is encoded by the coding sequence ATGCGGGCGATCGGCCGTCGCGCGGCGCTGGCCTGCCTCGTGGTCGTGGCGATGGCCACCAGCGGGTGCGGGTACACGTTGTCGGGGCGGGGCAACTTCCTGCCGTCGTACATCAAGGTGATCGGGATTCCGATCTTTGCCAACAACACCTCGGTGTACGACCTCGAGCAGCAGGTCACCCAGCGGGTGCGCACCGAGTTCCTCGGCCGCGGACGCTACCAGGTGCTCGGCGTGACCGACGGCGCCGACGCGGTCCTGTCGGGCACCATCGCCGGCGTCAGCCTCGAGCCGAGTGGCTTCAACGAGAACAACCAGGCGACGCGCTACATCGTGCGCGTGCAGCTCAAGGTCGAGTTCAAGGACGTCAAGGCCAACAAGGTCATCTGGGAGAACGGCTCGCTCGAGATCGTCGACGAGTACGACCTGAGCACCGGCACTGGCGCGCTCGACGCCTCGGCCTTCCTGGGCCAGAACCGGGCGGCCGCCGACCGCATCTCCGACACCGTCGCCCGCCGCACCGTGTCGTCGATCCTCGAGGCGTTCTAG